From Ancylobacter pratisalsi, one genomic window encodes:
- a CDS encoding heme/hemin ABC transporter substrate-binding protein, which translates to MSRPTPGSRTTLLSLVALLAVTIAPFSQLQAEEAAHSTASEARRVVAIGGSVTEILFALGLGDRVIAVDTSSTYPPEAVAERPNVGYIRALSPEGVLSVGPDLIIAQEGAGPPDAVAVLKGASIPFETIAEARDAKGVIANIQTVATLMGTSERGEALAEAVKRDFLAVAAMRETITARRTATFVLSAAGTTPIVAGSGTGADAMLALAGVDNAMKAMSGYKPAVDEAVLAADPSAIILMKDRGHGLTDAAVAQMPAFAGTQAIANGRLYRIDGGYLLNFGPRTPQAARHLATLIYPEHDFPTLPAHPWTNDQDVP; encoded by the coding sequence ATGTCGAGACCCACCCCCGGATCGCGCACTACGCTCCTTTCCCTGGTCGCGCTCCTTGCCGTCACGATCGCCCCATTTTCGCAGTTGCAAGCGGAGGAGGCTGCTCATTCAACGGCGAGTGAAGCACGGCGCGTCGTCGCCATTGGAGGATCCGTCACGGAGATCCTGTTCGCGCTGGGTCTTGGAGACCGCGTCATCGCGGTCGACACATCCAGCACCTACCCGCCCGAGGCAGTCGCCGAGCGGCCCAATGTGGGCTACATCCGCGCGCTTTCACCGGAAGGCGTTCTCTCGGTCGGACCGGATCTCATCATCGCGCAGGAAGGCGCCGGCCCGCCCGACGCCGTCGCGGTGCTCAAGGGCGCGTCCATTCCATTCGAAACCATTGCCGAAGCCCGCGACGCAAAGGGTGTGATCGCGAACATCCAAACCGTTGCGACGCTGATGGGCACCTCCGAACGTGGGGAGGCACTCGCGGAAGCCGTGAAGCGCGACTTTCTGGCTGTTGCCGCCATGAGGGAGACGATCACCGCTCGCCGCACCGCGACCTTTGTGCTGTCGGCCGCCGGCACCACACCGATTGTCGCCGGCTCCGGCACAGGCGCCGATGCCATGTTGGCGCTTGCCGGGGTCGACAATGCGATGAAGGCAATGTCCGGCTACAAGCCCGCCGTGGACGAGGCCGTTCTCGCAGCCGATCCTTCAGCGATCATCCTCATGAAGGATCGGGGTCATGGACTTACCGACGCGGCCGTCGCGCAGATGCCGGCCTTTGCCGGCACGCAGGCGATCGCAAATGGGCGTCTCTATCGCATTGATGGTGGGTACCTTCTCAATTTCGGCCCGCGCACGCCGCAGGCCGCGCGACACCTCGCGACACTCATCTATCCCGAGCACGATTTCCCCACCCTCCCGGCCCATCCATGGACCAACGACCAGGACGTCCCGTGA